A window of the Brassica oleracea var. oleracea cultivar TO1000 chromosome C1, BOL, whole genome shotgun sequence genome harbors these coding sequences:
- the LOC106323513 gene encoding ras-related protein RABG3f-like produces MPSRRRTLLKVIILGDSGVGKTSLMNQYVNKKFSNQYKATIGADFLTKEVQFEDRLFTLQIWDTAGQERFQSLGVAFYRGADCCVLVYDVNSMKSFDNLNNWREEFLIQASPSDPENFPFVVIGNKVDVDGGNSRVVSEKKAKAWCASKGNIPYFETSAKEGTNVEEAFECIAKNALKTGEEEELYLPDTIDVGTSNQQRSTGCEC; encoded by the exons ATGCCTTCTCGTAGACGTACCCTCCTCAAAGTCATCATCCTCGGCGATAGCGG GGTGGGGAAAACCTCTTTGATGAATCA ATATGTTAATAAAAAGTTCAGCAACCAGTACAAGGCCACCATTGGAGCTGACTTCTTGACTAAGGAAGTCCAGTTTGAAGATCGCCTTTTCACTTTACAG ATCTGGGATACAGCTGGACAAGAAAGGTTTCAGAGCCTTGGTGTAGCTTTCTACCGGGGTGCTGATTGCTGTGTTCTTGTATATGATGTCAACTCCATGAAATCATTTGACAATCTCAACAACTGGAGAGAAGAGTTTCTCATCCAG GCAAGTCCATCGGATCCAGAGAATTTTCCCTTTGTGGTTATTGGAAACAAGGTCGACGTTGATGGCGGAAACAGCCGAGTG GTTTCAGAGAAAAAAGCTAAGGCTTGGTGTGCTTCAAAGGGAAACATCCCTTACTTTGAGACCTCAGCTAAGGAAGGCACCAATGTGGAGGAAGCATTCGAATGCATCGCCAAGAACGCCCTGAAGACCGGAGAAGAGGAAGAGCT GTACTTGCCAGACACAATCGATGTCGGGACAAGCAATCAACAGAGGTCTACAGGGTGTGAATGCTAA
- the LOC106321910 gene encoding putative proline-rich receptor-like protein kinase PERK6 → MAEGQSPQNSPPSSTPPSPPSSDTTQQQSPPSPDSSSSSPPSSSPPATPPPDNASSPPPPDNASSPPPPSSDSQSPPSPPQGNNNNNNNNGGNNDNNNNNNNNNGGGSNNGNNNNNGNNNNNNGNSGGGSNNNSPSPPSRNNNGGGSNNNSPSPPRSLAPPRSTGGGSNSSRNDVNTGAIIGIAAGAGLLLLVMILFCVCCCRKKKKKHQMPYYASNGYATGKGGGDQYQQQYNQSGHVMNMSGQYSGSNNGNNNWMNSPPPPPPGSWQPSQPPVSGGLNSSEIYSGPHGPALPPPHPSVALGFNQSTFTYDELAAATQGFSKDRLLGQGGFGYVFKGILPNGKEIAVKSLKAGSGQGEREFQAEVEIISRVHHRFLVSLVGYCIAGEQRMLVYEFLPNDTLEFHLHGKNGTMLDWPTRLKIALGSAKGLAYLHEDCHPRIIHRDIKASNILLDETFEAKVADFGLAKLSQDNVTHVSTRIMGTFGYLAPEYASSGKLTDRSDVFSFGVMLLELITGRRPVDLTGEMEDSLADWARPLCLNAAQDGDYSELVDPRLENQYEPYEMARMVACAVAAIRHSARRRPKMSQIVRALEGDASLDDLNEGAKPGQSALFGRGSSSDYDSGSYTADMKKFRKVALDSQEYGASSEYGNTSEYGLDPSSSSSEETRRGGANNNKTTPNREF, encoded by the exons ATGGCGGAGGGGCAATCCCCACAGAACTCACCTCCGTCATCTACACCTCCATCTCCTCCCTCCTCCGACACCACTCAACAGCAATCTCCTCCGTCTCCTGACTCATCCTCCTCCTCTCCTCCTTCGTCTTCACCTCCAGCTACTCCTCCGCCCGACAATGCTTCCTCTCCTCCACCGCCGGATAATGCTTCCTCTCCTCCACCGCCTTCTTCAGACTCACAATCTCCACCATCTCCACCACAAGGCAACAATAACAACAACAACAACAATGGTGGAAACAATGACAACAACAACAACAATAACAATAACAATGGTGGAGGAAGCAACAATGGTAATAACAATAACAATGGGAATAATAACAACAATAATGGCAACAGTGGTGGAGGAAGCAACAATAATTCTCCTTCGCCTCCTTCTAGAAACAACAATGGTGGAGGAAGCAACAATAACTCTCCTTCCCCACCAAGATCGCTAGCTCCGCCTAGATCAACCGGTGGTGGCTCAAACTCGTCACGTAACGATGTTAACACGGGTGCTATCATAGGTATCGCGGCTGGTGCTGGTTTGTTGCTTCTTGTTATGATCTTGTTCTGCGTCTGTTGCTGTCGCAAGAAGAAAAAGAAGCATCAGATGCCGTACTACGCAAGCAATGGCTACGCCACAGGCAAAG GTGGGGGTGATCAATACCAACAACAGTACAACCAAAGCGGTCATGTAATGAATATGTCTGGTCAATACTCTGGATCAAACAACGGTAATAACAATTGGATGAATTCACCACCTCCACCACCACCTGGAAGCTGGCAACCATCTCAACCACCCGTCTCAGGCGGTTTAAACAGCAGCGAGATCTACTCAGGTCCGCACGGTCCGGCTCTACCACCACCTCACCCTTCAGTGGCTCTAGGTTTCAACCAGAGCACATTCACCTACGACGAGCTAGCTGCAGCAACTCAAGGCTTCTCTAAAGATAGACTGTTAGGGCAAGGTGGGTTCGGGTATGTTTTCAAGGGAATACTTCCCAACGGGAAAGAGATCGCTGTGAAGAGTCTTAAGGCAGGAAGTGGACAAGGAGAGCGAGAGTTTCAAGCTGAGGTCGAGATCATTAGTCGAGTTCACCATCGGTTCCTTGTGTCTCTTGTTGGGTATTGTATTGCAGGAGAACAGAGGATGTTGGTTTATGAGTTCTTACCTAATGATACACTTGAGTTTCATCTCCATGGTAAAAATGGTACCATGCTTGATTGGCCTACAAGGCTCAAGATTGCTTTGGGATCAGCTAAAGGGCTTGCTTACTTGCATGAAGATT GTCATCCAAGAATCATTCATAGAGACATTAAAGCTTCAAACATCCTGCTTGATGAAACATTTGAAGCCAAG GTTGCTGACTTCGGTTTAGCAAAGCTATCTCAGGACAACGTTACACATGTGTCCACTCGTATCATGGGAACTTTCGG GTACTTGGCTCCAGAGTATGCGTCAAGCGGGAAACTAACAGACAGGTCAGATGTTTTCTCCTTTGGAGTGATGCTTCTTGAGCTCATAACCGGACGTCGACCTGTTGATCTCACTGGTGAAATGGAAGACAGCTTAGCCGATTGG GCAAGACCCTTATGCTTAAACGCAGCTCAGGATGGAGATTACAGTGAACTAGTTGATCCACGTCTCGAGAACCAATACGAGCCTTATGAGATGGCAAGAATGGTGGCTTGTGCTGTTGCAGCCATCAGACACTCAGCTAGACGCAGGCCTAAGATGAGCCAA ATTGTTCGAGCTCTGGAGGGAGATGCATCGTTAGATGATCTAAACGAAGGAGCGAAGCCTGGACAGAGTGCACTCTTCGGAAGGGGTTCAAGCTCGGACTATGACTCGGGAAGTTACACTGCGGATATGAAGAAGTTCAGGAAAGTGGCGTTGGATAGCCAGGAGTATGGTGCAAGCAGTGAGTATGGGAACACAAGCGAGTACGGTCTTGACCCGTCTTCCTCGAGCAGCGAGGAGACTCGTAGGGGAGGAGCTAACAACAACAAAACAACTCCTAACCGAGAGTTTTGA